Genomic DNA from Excalfactoria chinensis isolate bCotChi1 unplaced genomic scaffold, bCotChi1.hap2 Scaffold_84, whole genome shotgun sequence:
ccttcccatttgtcggGGGCCCCACAGCCCTACTgcccctcttcccccacccctgtCACGGGCAGATTGATCCAGATAAAAAATGGCACCCGCTGACATCCTTTGTGCCCCGGGGCCGGTACCTTGGTCTTGGCTCTTGCCACGCTCCCTGCATGGGCTGCCTTAACAAGACACAATGACACTCGCACAGACATTGCTGAGGTTTATAAGGGATAGGGTTTATTAGGGTATATAAAGCCCGTGATGAGGTTTTATTGGCTGTTTCGCCCCTCTGCATTTCACTCTACATCTCCTTGTgtggcctggagaagagaaggctgcagggtgacttCATTGCAGCTTTCTAGTACAGAAGGGGAgtttacaaacaggaggggagtcaactctttcaACGTGGGTAGGGTGTGCCCTTCTTGCGGGGTGGGGCTTTGGTCTTTGGAGCCGGACACCTGGGAGACCCCGCTTCGTTCCTTATGGGTGGCAGCAATCTGGCTCCCATGGTGGATGACTCCTTGGGTAGGCTGGTCTCGccatgagatgctgctgctgccatctcttcagTGGGAGTCCCTGTTGCATCCTTTATGGGCGGCAGCAATTGAGCTCTGACAACTGATGGCTCCTCGGGCCGGCTGGGCTCGACAcgagatgttgctgctgccatcttttcagtGGGAGACCCCGCTTCTTCCCGTATGGGTGGCAGCAATCCAGATCTGTTGTGGGAGGACACCTCGGGCAGGCTGGTCTCACCaccagatgttgctgctgccatttccttggctTGCTCCCGCTCTTTCCTGATCTTCCTAAGCCTCTCCCTGTGATATTCCACCGAGTCGCAGGCCAGAAACGCCAGCATGGATGGTTTGCGTGGGgtctgcaaggacaggctggagaaagaTGGCGGCTCTTGGCTGCAAGCTGTTGTTGTCTTCTTCAAGGCCGAGTGGAGGCGTGAGGCCTTGGCTTCTTGCCGCTTGGGCAGCGCACCCTCACGCTGggcttgctctgctcctccttcttcacCGAGGAACTTGACGCACCTTGTTCGGCCCAggtctgcaggcactgcccggaTGGGTGGCAGAAGTCTGAAAGGACAGAGCGGGAGGGGTCTGCAtgagtggctgatggctttggggccgcatccctcaaggctgagccaggagcctgggctgtaatgcagccttccccacagacagctgagcggctgccccggggctctccGGAGATGTGGagaggggccagccctgtgagctggggggatcctggtgtccccatcccagcactctcGGGCGGCCACTAACAAGCAGCGACCCTTTGGTGTTAGGGAAAGGGCTCCTGTTGGCTCAGCCccatgcacatacatacaccTCCATCCTCACCTGTTGGCAATGCTCTCCTTCTGCAGTTTGCTCCTTATCCTTCGGAACAGCTCTCCGTCAacacctgcagagctcaggcgTCGGATGTATGTTGGAGTGCTATCAAATCTCACTGCagttgggaaggaagaggagattcGCCGTCAAGCCTTTGGCTCGCTCACAAGCAGCACTCAGGCCTGTTCCCAGAACCCCCCCTGAATCCATCTCTGTCCCCACTCCTCCTCTCTAcagttcagctctgcagcaccttccactgaggaagagcagggcctgagaTCCCCACATCCTCCTGCCATAGCCAGGGATGGGGGTACGTCACACCCAGCACCTTCCTTTTGGACAGGCCAACCATAACCTAAGGGGAAGGACCTGGAAGCCACTTTACCTTTCTTGCCCTTGGAAAGAGGTGGCAACGTCTCATCTTTTCTTGGCTTCTGTGCCCCAGAGGTGCTCCCGGAGGACTTGTGGTGTATCAGGGGCAGCACTTTGGGTACCAACTCCATTTGAAACCTGTAAGCGAGGAGAAGGCAGTGAGCGGTGTGATGCAGTGCAACAGCAATCCttgctgctctctctctgctcGTCTGCTCACAGGCACGTTTTCGTGCTGCATGAAGGCTTTCTAAAGCCATTAGCAGGGTCACTTGGGAtaggaggaggggaaacagtttcaggcggaaagagggaagactggctttggatgggaggaaggttttggctggagggtggtgaggcactgggatgtcttgcccagagagatgctgGGTGTCGGGACtggcattcaaggcctggctggaccAGGCTCAGAGCAACCTCATTTGGaggtaggtgtccctgttccccACAGGACAGTGGGACCGGGTGCTCTTTTGGGGTTCCTTCCTGATCCAATTGTTCTGTGATTGTTTGGCACGTCCTGCTGGGCAGGACACTGACGGACACAAGGCACAAGTGCTACAgaatgagagctgagcagctgcatcaagcagcagaaaaatactcacTTGGGTAATACGACAAGGCAGCCAGAGAACACCAGGGAAGCCAGCGGTGTTGCACGGGACACCCCCATGTCCAGCAGCGAGGGGGCCTGCaggggaggaacagggaggttgtGAGATGTCCTGGTCATGGCTGAGGCACAGGGGACACGAGGAGCCcgaggcagggagagctgacagCACCGCAGCACCTGCACGGCTCGAGCAGCTGCCCAGGTCCTGGTGGGCCGTGTGCGGGCTGAGTGAGGCTCACGGCACTGCCCGGGCTATGGAGAAACCTACGGCTCACCTTGCGGAcggctctcctgaagttctcttTCCCCGACAGCTTCTCAAGGAAGTCGTAATAGAACTTCATTTCGAAGCTCAGCCCGTCAATGAGGAGCACTCCGACGCCCTTCAGGACAACGGCAACGTtctccccattctgcaggcagccGGAGAGCAGCGACACGGTGCTTTGGATGCAGGTCTGCGCTGTCTGCCGGCTCACAGAGGCGTCTGCGGCCACCTGACTGCACTTCAGGAGCTCCAGCTTCCTGTGGGCTGAAAAAATACCAGGGACGGGGTTGATGATACGGTTGCTGTTCCACCTTCTAAGGGACATCATCCAGATCAGCCCCGCGTTTGCATGGGCTCCTCTGGTGGGAGGTCTGCTTCtgagatgggatgtggtggccCTCTTTGCCCCGTccacaaagccagcagagctttAATCCCCCCTCATCCTACCTGGCAGGGACTCCCTGCGGGACTTGAGGTGGTGCCTAGCTCTGAGGTTGCTGGCCAGGTGAAACACGGGCCAGCACAGAGTCACGGTCCTGTCCTCCGTCACGATCTCCTTGGAGACGGTGTCAAAGGAGCCGAAGGTGGGAATCCAGACCCCCTGcgagtggaggaggaagaaagggcgGAAGAGTTAAGGGCtggctggaggaagagctggagctggtccTGTGCGGGGACAGAGCTCAGGAGCCCCCTCCTGCTGTTCAAGAGGCACAAGCCAGCGCAGCGGGGACAGCATTGGGGCTGCACCTTCCCCTCGCCCTCCCTCCCGAACGCAGCTCAGCAGCGAAACACAGGGTgagtttcctgctgtgtgtgcagggcaaGACTCAGAGGAAGTCCAGGCTGAGCCAGACAGGGCGAGGAGGAACCAGACAGCCAACAAACGCACCTtgtgcaccaggagctgctcgtGTATGAAGGTGGCCACCGCATCCCAGACGGCAACTCGCTctggagatgaaaggaaaagctggtCACACTCTGCATCTGCCCCTTCCCGGCACccctcccactgctgggcaggatggaggtggcagATGGAAAGTGCCATCTCCATCCCAAAACTggctgcagcaccgctcccgTGGTGGCTGTGGGCCCGTGTACCTTCAGTCTCGCTGCGTATTTGTCTGGAGGCACGGCCCACCATGGGGCCGTCCTCGCTCATCCCATGTTGCTCCTTGTTGGCGACAGCCATGCTGGAGCTCATCCTTCAGATGCGTCTGCTCTGTACCAGATGC
This window encodes:
- the LOC140265335 gene encoding coiled-coil domain-containing protein 81-like, whose amino-acid sequence is MSSSMAVANKEQHGMSEDGPMVGRASRQIRSETEGTRAHSHHGSGAAASFGMEMALSICHLHPAQQWEGCREGADAECDQLFLSSPERVAVWDAVATFIHEQLLVHKGVWIPTFGSFDTVSKEIVTEDRTVTLCWPVFHLASNLRARHHLKSRRESLPAHRKLELLKCSQVAADASVSRQTAQTCIQSTVSLLSGCLQNGENVAVVLKGVGVLLIDGLSFEMKFYYDFLEKLSGKENFRRAVRKAPSLLDMGVSRATPLASLVFSGCLVVLPK